One window of Perca flavescens isolate YP-PL-M2 chromosome 15, PFLA_1.0, whole genome shotgun sequence genomic DNA carries:
- the bahcc1a gene encoding BAH and coiled-coil domain-containing protein 1 isoform X2 has product MGSSGSSRCTKEGVSGEMRISEQPSDCLERGQAPLHHSLSYAVPPPLHMGPSAGGAHPHSHPHAHPHTHPHPGGFHCLQLHPSHPHHPHHSHHTHHHPDFFCPPPPAPLANPASHERGPVNVGREPKVTGPTFVPSVAGLGDKSSGPFQLGNPDCHGVSSGGGGGNAKDKVIEKNGGSGHHSSWHRKQQQQQQQQQQQQQQQQQQQQQQHPYRKTEKAPDWMQSHHQHLQPSQLPPPPQLQQPPHPQQQHQVVRSRSAECINSGVDMDVFRPSLPQGPKAGHSVPHSVNTSPYRDCSHPRPQPNSSPLGSKSMGQHSGAGAAHGPTGRGGSCSLQRDGQKVARIRHQQHGRPGPDAPSPAELNQGTSQELKRKMDISPYGYSNSNGQHHHQQPQVPPWTMRPPHHMSQPEEEQRKSYMELGSTGGQHSQQQQQQQQQQPGISLPPPQPPPAPPLSQQQQQPQQQPEPQGPTQGESSAMKSLLKYSNQQQPLLLSQKSPFGGLGSLKSGPAGGSCALQVNKQTLPSRKGPGNDNERPDYSGRGREMGDTGHGESEVRQPPVGIAVAVARQREPPCRSADSHPNSRQGRVHPSVKGPPRSMYPSDPTTEEERKRMSGEQIGLTCLDRERDAYIRDNKERVEFARIHPSNSCHPSNSCHGDLTSHLMVPGGTSLQSGQLGDPAAHSAHHHWMPRTGSPSLWMTGHSYGIGHSALHQNLPPGFSAAMPGPLQPVLPLPQDPSAQLVVLPTEPPAHPATHHLDVMEQPGLWPPVYGARGPPSHMQHPAVYSRSQFLRQQELYALQQHQQLQHQHQHQSHQSQQTQPQSQTQQQHRAAHGMDMQHHATHNSQMQKRPVELEELILEPRTSKPAKPYSYNPPQRNTSPPGACAAHLSPCCQSPSLRPHPKSTPSTPCPAPSPAAAAPHSPAISPAPPQMPKGAESQDKRGEGQPPQDYPQSLEPDLPPGYTYPAIAMSYKSGPSPQDVQLAEPADLEAVQVEPAEHAPQSFSSLGEELDCQAVVRSLPEPLQPKEVEQEEEERVVLEQREDVEVAAVTAANYVPGEREVEEQGPAEEEVLVCPLAKSPVCEAASCPVPLSTEEPERPEAVITLEEEEDDEAVGEEDQVEHAQKANMPGEQEPELPTIIELDPASPEPQSSALDGAKDREQQHNNEMSPDDASVDFVCLSPASASAPSQNHATVAVPHKPLVPCYWSLELLIAAAFCTDVPPFPLFPLSTPSVAPSQPNPHQGMELLSELADLELQQQKRTCGKSQEEELLMFDLQSLATLATARALEMGSDEGSSMDSGRHFPASRILNLRRKCSWTPRNEPVCPAKGSMETMDGPELAMRVKLAELQRCYKEKQKELAKLQRKHDHQKEETPRSPARRGPGRPRKRKPTLTTGPVSSSEGQRKVKSMGAGLALSPEDLGGSGDSQRRKKRLSSRGFERLSSTQQIKAQGCRKSSLHSMLSSKLAGDMTQLKQKAQDKKILSGMGSRDKEVSPCNSNPKHGHRSQGASKAEARRESGGQSDTAASVDSGPQESWTGLMRRGRKKGSTTLTQGSSHLSQPRARVLRGQRQEAMEEGESSPAESDSSDQDVEEEEGSYDTDEGQDYRAQPHRDVTSSSSVTGPSPSSVVKLEANQKARNKKQRQELYGSQSLSGAEGEVKVRKKPPCRLGLATPVKKRHEDHRPEGVRRPCGPRSKEPRWGSLGTRGNRYRRSMGLATFPTTSERLKRATRKSTMLRGAINKRRGCWSVGAPSSQSEEGSRGRRSKDQQPKGRAVSRLLESFAADEGFQMDGSSFSEEEEDRSHSYSNKSHEVPNCVLTKELLTDGLKVLISKEDELLYAARVHTLELPDIFSVVIYGERGNRPRIYSLEQLLQEAVLDVRPKSETMLSEGTRVCAYWSERSRCLYPGYVRRACGSSDEGKSHQVGVMVEFDDGDRGKISLPNIRLLPPGYQIHCGELSPALLIPSETTAKRSSSLEQAPLSDRPYDRFNIVNTLTNSQTLIVNKRRPGRPKGSGKKQKQQQQAENANKNPSPFLGWPSLGNTRKRSSDNLFQLNGAPRKALRGTEDDLFPLPRTQPLASTPAKGLFSSSSFEVDSFSSIANGYSSFCTPSTGPSPGLSLGPRSGPYGQRRRQDELVVPKSRKSGQEFLVKLDHEGVTSPKTKNSKALLLRGGSSSVSGMPRTEAYSHPVLLVKDNKEGGASRVELLLKGTTPQRKPSYSLRLDDYGDPGFSSHRECHSSYSDLDDEEDERRTASLAAASGGLRTAGRFLSRLSVSSSSSGSSSSSSSGSLSSSSLCSSDNDSSYSSEDEDSSTLMLQSCLSSHRGLLQPSEPSTSSRPHQHSFVAKAVAVSNAKGGSPDQVSNSKSLKRKECTSSTSKPSKDFVKKPRMLPDDSSFIPRPKMSAFLAGRQMWRWSGNPTQRRGLKGKARKLFYKAIVRGRDTVRVGDCAVFLSAGRPNLPYIGRIENLWESWTSSMVVKVKWFYHPEETKLGKRHRDGKHALYQSCHEDENDVQTISHKCQVVSREEYECLTRNQKPNSTSPDLYYLAGTYDPTTGQLVTTEGVSILC; this is encoded by the exons ATGGGGTCAAGCGGCAGTAGTCGCTGCACCAAGGAGGGGGTAAGTGGGGAGATGAGGATAAGTGAACAACCTTCAGACTGTCTGGAAAGGGGTCAGGCACCACTCCACCACTCTCTGTCCTACGCTGTACCCCCACCCTTGCACATGGGTCCTTCTGCTGGAGGGGCACACCCCCATTCGCATCCCCATGCTCACCCCCATACACATCCTCACCCAGGGGGCTTCCACTGCCTTCAACTTCACCCCAGCCACCCACACCACCCACATCATTCCCACCATACACACCACCACCCAGACTTTTTCTgcccgccccctcctgctccTCTAGCCAACCCTGCCTCACATGAGAGGGGGCCAGTCAATGTGGGGCGAGAACCTAAAGTCACAGGGCCAACATTTGTGCCATCTGTGGCAGGCCTGGGGGACAAATCTAGTGGGCCATTCCAGCTTGGTAACCCTGACTGCCATGGTGTGAGCAGTGGAGGGGGAGGTGGCAATGCCAAGGATAAGGTAATAGAAAAGAATGGAGGCAGTGGGCACCATAGTAGTTGgcacagaaaacaacaacaacagcagcagcagcagcagcagcagcagcaacaacaacagcagcaacaacaacaacagcacccATACAGAAAAACAGAGAAGGCTCCAGATTGGATGCAGTCCCACCACCAACACCTGCAGCCTTCACAGCTTCCTCCACCTCCCCAACTACAACAGCCTCCACATCCCCAACAGCAACACCAGGTTGTACGATCACGCAGTGCTGAGTGTATCAACAGTGGTGTGGACATGGATGTGTTCAGGCCCTCGTTGCCCCAGGGACCCAAAGCTGGACACTCTGTCCCTCATTCTGTCAACACCTCTCCTTACAGAGACTGTTCCCATCCAAGACCCCAGCCTAACTCCTCCCCACTTGGAAGTAAAAGTATGGGTCAACATAGTGGGGCTGGAGCAGCCCATGGCCCAACTGGTCGTGGAGGTAGCTGCTCCTTACAGAGAGATGGCCAAAAGGTAGCCAGGATACGCCACCAGCAGCATGGCCGACCTGGCCCAGATGCTCCTTCTCCTGCTGAGTTGAACCAGGGGACTAGTCAGGAGCTAAAAAGAAAGATGGATATTTCTCCTTATGGTTACAGCAACAGCAATGGGcagcaccaccaccagcagccccAAGTGCCACCCTGGACTATGAGGCCTCCCCACCACATGTCACAACCCgaggaggagcagaggaagTCCTACATGGAGTTAGGGAGCACTGGTGGGCAACACtcgcagcaacagcagcagcagcagcaacagcagccgGGAATTAGCCTGCCTCCTCCACAGCCTCCCCCCGCACCTCCCCTTAgtcagcaacagcagcagccacagcagcAACCTGAGCCCCAGGGCCCAACTCAGGGGGAGAGCAGTGCCATGAAAAGCTTACTGAAGTACAGCAACCAGCAACAGCCACTGCTCCTCTCCCAGAAAAGCCCCTTTGGGGGTCTAGGAAGCCTCAAATCAGGTCCTGCTGGGGGGAGCTGTGCCCTGCAGGTCAACAAACAGACTTTACCTTCCAGAAAGGGCCCCGGCAATGATAACGAGCGCCCTGATTACAGTGGGCGTGGCCGAGAAATGGGGGACACAGGTCATGGGGAAAGTGAGGTGCGACAGCCACCAGTGGGAATAGCAGTGGCTGTGGCCAGACAGAGGGAGCCACCTTGTCGTTCAGCAGACAGTCATCCCAATAGCCGACAGGGCAGGGTACATCCCTCGGTGAAAG GTCCCCCCCGCTCTATGTATCCTTCAGATCCCACCactgaagaggagaggaagaggatgagTGGGGAACAGATAGGTTTGACTTGcttggacagagagagagatgcatatATCAG GGATAATAAGGAAAGGGTGGAATTTGCAAGAATCCATCCCTCCAACAGCTGTCACCCCTCCAACAGCTGTCATGGAGACCTCACCTCTCATCTCATGGTCCCAGGCGGGACTTCCCTCCAGTCTGGCCAATTAGGAGATCCTGCTGCACATTCTGCCCACCATCATTGGATGCCAAGAACTGGAAGCCCGTCCCTTTGGATGACAGGACACTCTTATG GTATAGGTCATTCAGCCCTGCACCAGAATCTGCCCCCAGGTTTCTCTGCAGCCATGCCAGGCCCTTTGCAGCCAGTCCTGCCTTTGCCTCAGGACCCCTCTGCCCAGCTGGTGGTCCTACCCACTGAGCCTCCCGCCCATCCTGCGACCCATCACCTGG ATGTGATGGAGCAGCCAGGGCTGTGGCCCCCTGTGTATGGCGCCCGGGGCCCACCCTCCCACATGCAGCATCCTGCAGTGTATTCCCGATCCCAGTTTCTACGGCAACAGGAGCTGTACGCTCTCCAGCAACACCAACAGCTCCAGCATCAACATCAGCACCAGAGCCACCAGTCGCAGCAAACACAACCACAGTCTCAAacccagcagcagcacaggGCTGCACATGGCATGGACATGCAACATCATGCTACTCACAATTCACAG ATGCAGAAGAGGCCGGTTGAATTAGAGGAACTCATTTTGGAACCCAGAACGTCTAAACCTGCCAAGCCTTACTCTTACAACCCACCTCAGAGGAACACCTCTCCCCCTGGGGCCTGTGCCGCTCACTTGTCCCCTTGCTGCCAGTCCCCGTCACTACGACCACATCCAAAAAGCACTCCTTCCACACCCTGCCCTGCTCCCAGCCCTGCTGCAGCAGCCCCTCACTCACCTGCCATCAGCCCTGCCCCACCTCAGATGCCCAAGGGGGCCGAATCCcaggacaagagaggagagggacagcCCCCACAAGATTACCCACAGTCTCTGGAGCCCG ACTTGCCTCCTGGATACACCTACCCTGCAATTGCCATGAGCTACAAGAGTGGGCCCTCCCCCCAGGATGTTCAACTGGCTGAGCCAGCCGACCTGGAAGCAGTCCAAGTGGAGCCTGCTGAGCATGCTCCCCAGTCTTTCTCCAGCCTGGGGGAGGAGCTAGACTGCCAAGCGGTGGTCAGGTCCCTCCCAGAGCCACTCCAACCCAAGGAAGTGGagcaggaagaagaggaaagagTGGTTCTGGAACAGAGGGAGGATGTGGAGGTAGCAGCGGTGACAGCAGCCAACTATGTGcctggagagagggaggtggaGGAGCAGGGGCCTGCTGAGGAAGAGGTGCTGGTTTGCCCCCTTGCCAAGAGCCCAGTGTGTGAGGCTGCTTCCTGTCCAGTTCCTCTTTCAACAGAGGAGCCTGAAAGGCCAGAAGCTGTCATCACCttggaagaggaagaagatgatGAGGCAGTGGGGGAGGAGGACCAGGTGGAGCATGCTCAAAAGGCCAACATGCCTGGAGAGCAGGAGCCAGAGCTGCCCACCATCATCGAGCTTGACCCTGCATCTCCTGAGCCTCAGTCCTCGGCCCTTGACGGAGCAAAGGACAGGGAGCAGCAGCACAATAATGAGATGAGCCCTGATGACGCCTCAGTGGATTTTGTGTGTCTTTCCCCTGCCTCAGCTTCAGCCCCTAGCCAAAACCATGCAACTGTTGCCGTGCCCCACAAACCTCTTGTGCCCTGCTACTGGAGTCTGGAGCTGCTGATTGCTGCTGCCTTCTGCACAGATGTACCTCCATTTCCCTTGTTCCCTCTTAGCACCCCATCAGTTGCCCCGTCGCAGCCTAACCCCCACCAGGGTATGGAGCTTCTGAGTGAGCTGGCAGATCTGGAGCTGCAACAGCAAAAGCGCACCTGTGGGAAAAGCCAGG AAGAGGAGTTACTGATGTTTGACCTCCAGAGCCTTGCTACCCTGGCCACAGCCCGTGCACTGGAGATGGGCTCAGATGAAGGCAGCAGCATGGATTCAGGGCGACACTTCCCAGCCAGCAGGATCCTCAATTTACGTAGGAAATGCAGCTGGACACCTCGCAATGAACCA GTGTGCCCAGCCAAAGGTAGCATGGAAACAATGGATGGTCCTGAGCTTGCAATGCGTGTAAAGTTGGCTGAGCTACAACGTTGCTACAAAGAGAAGCAAAAAGAGCTGGCCAAACTTCAGAGGAAGCACGATCATCA GAAGGAGGAAACCCCTCGTAGCCCAGCGCGGCGAGGACCGGGGCGGCCAAGGAAGCGGAAACCCACCCTCACCACAGGTCCAGTGTCCTCATCTGAGGGCCAAAGAAAAGTCAA GTCGATGGGGGCGGGGCTTGCCTTGTCGCCTGAGGACCTAGGAGGGAGCGGAGACAGCCAGAGAAGGAAGAAGAGGCTGTCCAGTCGAGGCTTTGAGCGACTCAGCAGCACACAG CAGATAAAAGCACAGGGCTGCAGAAAAAGCAGTCTTCACAGCATGCTCAGCTCCAAGCTGGCCGGTGATATGACTCAGCTCAAACAGAAAGCCCAGGATAAAAAGATTCTCTCAGGGATGGGCTCCAGGGACAAGGAGGTTTCGCCCTGCAACTCCAACCCCAAGCATGGCCACAGAAGCCAGGGCGCAAGCAAAGCTGAGGCCAGGCGAGAGTCGGGGGGGCAAAGTGACACAG CAGCCAGTGTGGACAGTGGCCCCCAAGAGAGCTGGACTGGACTGATGCGCCGTGGGCGTAAAAAGGGATCGACCACCCTGACACAGGGCTCCTCCCATCTGAGCCAGCCTAGAGCGAGGGTGCTCCGTGGCCAGAGGCAGGAGGcaatggaggagggagagagctcCCCTGCAGAGAGTGACTCCTCTGATCAAG ACGTTGAAGAAGAGGAAGGCAGTTATGATACTGATGAAGGTCAAGACTACAGAGCCCAACCCCACAGAGACGTCACTTCCAGCTCCTCCGTGACCGGTCCGAGTCCCTCGTCTGTTGTAAAACTGGAGGCCAATCAGAAAGCCAGGAACAAAAAACAGAGACAGGAGCTTTATG GCTCCCAGAGTCTGTCTGGAGCAGAAGGTGAGGTCAAAGTAAGGAAGAAGCCCCCCTGTAGGCTTGGCCTGGCCACTCCAGTCAAAAAACGCCATGAAGATCACCGACCCGAAGGGGTTAGAAGGCCATGTGGACCCAGGTCTAAGGAGCCTCGGTGGGGCAGCCTTGGGACCAGAGGAAACCGCTACAGGAGGAGCATGGGACTGGCCACCTTCCCAACCACCAGTGAGAGGCTAAAGAGGGCAACCCGCAAGAGCACCATGCTAAGAGGAGCAATCAACAAG AGGAGAGGTTGCTGGTCAGTTGGGGCCCCATCTTCGCAGAGTGAGGAGGGCAGCAGGGGACGAAGGAGCAAGGACCAGCAG CCAAAGGGACGAGCAGTGAGTCGGCTGCTGGAGAGCTTTGCGGCAGATGAGGGCTTTCAGATGGATGGCAGCAGCTTctcagaagaagaggaggatagGAGCCACTCATACAGCAACAAAAGCCATGAAG TTCCCAACTGTGTCCTGACCAAAGAACTCTTAACTGATGGACTAAAGGTGCTGATCTCCAAGGAGGATGAGCTTCTATATGCTGCCAGGGTCCACACACTGGAGCTCCCAGACAT CTTTAGCGTTGTTATCTACGGTGAAAGAGGAAACCGTCCAAGAATCTATTCATTGGAGCAGCTGTTACAGGAAGCT GTCCTGGATGTACGGCCAAAGTCGGAGACTATGCTCAGTGAAGGAACCAGGGTGTGCGCTTACTGGAGCGAACGCTCACGCTGCCTATACCCAGGCTATGTCCGTAGAG CATGTGGTTCATCTGATGAAGGGAAGTCGCATCAAGTAGGAGTGATGGTTGAGTTTGATGATGGAGACAGAGGGAAGATTTCTCTCCCAAACATCCGCCTCCTGCCTCCAGGATACCAGATTCACT GTGGGGAGTTGTCTCCTGCCCTGCTGATACCCAGCGAGACAACAGCCAAGAGAAGTTCTAGTCTGGAGCAAGCCCCCCTCAGTGACAGACCTTATGACAGATTCAACATTGTCAATACTTTAACGAACAGCCAAACTCTAATTGTTAACAAGAGAAGACCAG GGAGACCAAAGGGTTCCgggaaaaaacaaaagcagcaacAGCAGGCTGAGAATGCCAATAAAAATCCTTCACCTTTCCTGGGGTGGCCTTCGTTGGGTAACACTAGGAAAAGGTCGTCTGACAACCTATTTCAGCTCAATGGGGCACCTAGGAAGGCCTTAAGAGGGACGGAGGATGACCTGTTCCCCTTGCCTAGGACCCAGCCACTGGCCTCCACCCCAGCCAAAGGTCTCTTCAGCAGCAGCTCCTTTGAGGTGGACTCCTTCAGCAGCATTGCAAATGGCTACTCCTCGTTCTGTACTCCGTCTACAGGCCCAAGTCCAGGTTTATCTCTGGGCCCCAGAAGTGGGCCGTATGGCCAGAGGCGCAGGCAAGATGAGCTTGTTGTGCCAAAGAGCAGGAAGTCGGGACAAGAGTTCTTAGTCAAGTTAGATCATGAAGGAGTGACCTCCCCCAAGACAAAAAACAGCAAGGCTCTGCTGTTAAGAGGTGGATCTTCCAGTGTGAGTGGGATGCCCAGGACAGAGGCCTACTCTCACCCAGTCCTGCTGGTTAAAGACAACAAAGAGGGTGGTGCATCCAGGGTAGAACTTCTCCTTAAAGGAACCACACCACAAAGAAAGCCCTCCTATTCTCTGCGTCTGGATGATTATGGCGACCCGGGCTTCAGTTCCCACAGAGAGTGTCACAGCTCCTACTCTGATCTGGATGATGAAGAGGACGAGAGGAGAACGGCTTCACTGGCTGCAGCCTCAGGAGGACTTAGGACGGCTGGCCGCTTTTTGTCTCGTCTCTCCGTCTCCTCTTCGTCTTCTGGTTCTTCAAGCTCCTCTTCTTCAGGCTCACTCTCCAGCTCTAGCCTGTGTTCCTCGGACAATGATTCCTCCTACAGCTCAGAGGATGAAGACAGTTCTACACTGATGCTTCAGAGTTGTCTGTCTTCCCACCGGGGGCTCCTGCAACCGTCTGAACCCTCAACTTCTTCAAGACCACATCAGCACTCCTTTGTGGCCAAAGCTGTGGCTGTTTCCAATGCCAAAGGAGGCTCCCCTGACCAGGTCTCCAACAGCAAGTCCCTGAAGAGAAAAGAATGCACCAGCTCCACCTCTAAACCATCTAAGGATTTCGTGAAGAAACCTAGGATGCTTCCAGATGACTCCTCATTTATTCCAAGGCCCAAGATGTCTGCGTTCCTTGCAGGACGACAGATGTGGAGGTGGTCAGGAAACCCTACACAG CGGCGAGGTCTAAAGGGCAAGGCCAGGAAGCTTTTTTATAAGGCCATTGTGCGAGGCAGAGACACAGTGAGAGTGGGAGATTGTGCTGTGTTCCTCTCAGCTGGACGCCCTAACCTTCCATACATAGGTCGAATTGAGAACCTCTGGGAATCCTGGACCTCCAGCATGGTGGTCAAAGTCAAGTGGTTCTACCACCCTGAAGAGACCAAGCTCGGCAAGAGGCATCGAGATGGCAAG CATGCCCTGTACCAGTCATGTCATGAGGATGAGAATGACGTCCAGACAATCTCTCATAAGTGCCAGGTGGTGAGCAGGGAAGAGTATGAGTGTCTGACTCGCAATCAGAAGCCGAACAGTACCTCCCCAGACCTCTACTACCTGGCTGGGACGTATGACCCCACCACTGGTCAATTGGTCACTACTGAAGGGGTTTCCATCCTGTGCTGA